Genomic segment of Peribacillus frigoritolerans:
GCCATCGTCATTTGCTGTTTTTCCGTCGCTTTTCCATCTTTTAATATTTCATTATAAAAATCATGTGAAAATGCCGTAGCACCTGTTAAAACGATTCCCGCAACAACTGCGAGTATCGTAGCAAAGGAAACGGCTGCAATAAAGGCGAATAAGATGTCCCCGCCCACAAGTTGGGCCAATAAAGGTGCAGCCATGTTACCCGCTGGATTAGCGTTCATGATATTCGATGTTCCGACCAACTTCGCAGCACCGAATCCGAGAAAAATGACCATGATATGAAAAGCACCCATAATCCACATCACCCAAACAACAGACTTCCTTGCCACTTGTGCATTCGGGACAGTCAAAAAACGTATTAAAATGTGCGGTAGACCTGCCGTTCCCAGAATTAAGCCCAGGGACAAGGAAGCTGCATCCCACCCACTGGCATATTTAATACCTGCCTTCAGGTAATCTGCACCCATGGGTGTCGCTGTTTTCATTTCCGTGAAAATTCCAATGAAACTAAAATTCAACTTCCACATGACGATCATGAATAATATAAACACGCCGCCAATCAGCAGGATGGCTTTAATGATCTGCACCCAGCTCGTCGCCGTCATCCCCCCAAATAGTACAAATACCAACATTACAATACCTACGATGATGACAGAGGTATTATACGGGATGTCTAAAAGCAATTTAAACAAAGCACCTGCCGCAACAAGTTGACCCAGCATGTACATGACTGATATCACCAAGGTATTAAAAGCGGTCACTCCCCGGACCTGTTTATATTTAAACCTTGTAGTCACCATATCAGCCAATGTGTATTTCCCTAAGTTCCTTAAAGGTTCAGCCACCAGGAATAACACGACAAGGAATGAAACAAGTGCTCCGTACATCAGGAAAAATCCATCATACCCCGTTAAGGAAAATGCTCCAATCAATCCTAAAAATGTGGAAGCCGACATAAAATCCCCAGCCAATGCAAGTCCATTTTGCCTAGCGGTCAAACCGCCCCCAGCCGTATAAAAAGAGCCTGCCGTTTTAGTTTTTTTGGAAGCGAAATACGTGATGAAAAGCGTACCTATCGACATTAGTGCAAAGAGAATAATAACTGTCCAATTCATGAATCAAAGCCCTTCTTTCTCGATGATTTCTTTTATTTGTTCATCGATTCTTTCGGATTTCCTTACATATACGCTGCAAACCCATACAGACATAACCGTGATGGAAACACCGTACACCCACGCCCATGTTATGTCTCCAATGAAAGGGTGATCCAGGATATCAGTGTAAAAAACTAAGAAGGGCAAAAGCAGGGAATATCCCATAAAGAATATCGTATAAGGGATGACGAATTTCTTTTTATCGGAAAGCATATTCTGAAACTCTTTGGAAGCAACAATCCTTTCATAATCCACTAGATTAGTTTGTTCCGAATCTTGAAGGTTTTTTTCCAACCGAACCATCTCTTCACACCTCTACTGATATTTATTTTTCAAAGGACGGTAGTATTGAGCCTCTCCATTGTCAGAAATCCCCAAAAAATCCAAATAACTCATCTGCACAAGAAGGTCTAAGCCCATCCCTAAGCTTTCCGTACGCATTTTATCTACCCGGTGACACTTACAGACAGGGCAGCAGTTAGTTCCCACTGCTGCCCTGTCCCAGACCATATCTTTTAGAAGGCTTGCACTTTCGCAATAGACT
This window contains:
- a CDS encoding solute symporter family protein — translated: MNWTVIILFALMSIGTLFITYFASKKTKTAGSFYTAGGGLTARQNGLALAGDFMSASTFLGLIGAFSLTGYDGFFLMYGALVSFLVVLFLVAEPLRNLGKYTLADMVTTRFKYKQVRGVTAFNTLVISVMYMLGQLVAAGALFKLLLDIPYNTSVIIVGIVMLVFVLFGGMTATSWVQIIKAILLIGGVFILFMIVMWKLNFSFIGIFTEMKTATPMGADYLKAGIKYASGWDAASLSLGLILGTAGLPHILIRFLTVPNAQVARKSVVWVMWIMGAFHIMVIFLGFGAAKLVGTSNIMNANPAGNMAAPLLAQLVGGDILFAFIAAVSFATILAVVAGIVLTGATAFSHDFYNEILKDGKATEKQQMTMARWASIGVTALAIVLSLGLQEFNVAFLASIAFTLAASSNLPVILLTIYWKKFNKTGAIVGMMTGLFGTLLLVALSPNVWNPVPGATIMTGDPIFPLNSPGIVSIPLGFLACYLGALIGNRRTGFKTVTKDNYNEILVKSNTGHDVKGVLRH
- a CDS encoding DUF485 domain-containing protein produces the protein MVRLEKNLQDSEQTNLVDYERIVASKEFQNMLSDKKKFVIPYTIFFMGYSLLLPFLVFYTDILDHPFIGDITWAWVYGVSITVMSVWVCSVYVRKSERIDEQIKEIIEKEGL